A region of Kribbella sp. NBC_01245 DNA encodes the following proteins:
- a CDS encoding type II secretion system protein, which translates to MIERIRANRREARRTESGFTLIELLIVIVILGVLSGIVVFAVGGIQDRGNAAACKTDKKTVQVAVEAYFAKNSVYPDAGAAGWTQLTTGVNQLLREQPSGSGYTITLGANGSVTASGACT; encoded by the coding sequence ATGATCGAGCGCATCCGCGCGAACCGCCGCGAAGCCAGGCGGACCGAATCCGGCTTCACCCTGATCGAGCTGCTGATCGTCATCGTCATCCTCGGCGTGCTGTCCGGCATCGTCGTGTTCGCCGTCGGCGGTATCCAGGACCGCGGTAACGCGGCCGCCTGCAAGACGGACAAGAAGACCGTGCAGGTCGCGGTCGAGGCCTACTTCGCCAAGAACAGCGTCTATCCCGACGCCGGAGCGGCCGGCTGGACCCAGCTCACCACCGGCGTCAACCAGTTGCTCCGCGAACAACCGAGCGGATCGGGCTACACGATCACGCTCGGCGCGAACGGTTCGGTCACCGCGAGCGGCGCCTGCACCTAA
- a CDS encoding helix-turn-helix transcriptional regulator: protein MSHLLEPVGLSQADSEIYLRLLGQGASTAADLSEQTRVPVARLRRSLQRLTEAGLANRIVSSPPRYVPTPPEVAVDALVLHRQQTLDELRARARDLALNLHNEPIRPAELVELIEGHDALFSTLTRLELGARDEVVMIDAPPYINSAVVLNEREIKALERGVTYRCIYHAPILTQSDRIFHLAKYLAAGEKARVLPEIRMKMMIADRRRALIPLSFQGAQQSTHLLVHPSPLLDALVMCFESLWERATPMASDGAVLTTPERIDDRDRAILRLLAAGQKDAAIGRAIGVTQRTVVRRIAELMRTLDADTRFQAGVQAARRGWL from the coding sequence ATGAGTCATCTGCTCGAGCCGGTCGGTCTTTCCCAGGCCGACAGTGAGATCTACCTGCGGTTGCTCGGCCAGGGCGCCAGCACGGCGGCGGATCTGTCCGAGCAGACGCGGGTGCCGGTCGCGCGACTGCGACGCTCGCTGCAGCGCCTCACCGAGGCGGGCCTGGCGAACCGGATCGTGAGCTCACCGCCGCGCTATGTGCCGACGCCGCCCGAGGTGGCGGTTGACGCGCTCGTCCTGCACCGCCAGCAGACCCTGGACGAACTAAGGGCGCGGGCGCGCGACCTGGCGCTGAACCTGCACAACGAGCCGATCCGGCCGGCCGAACTGGTCGAGCTGATCGAGGGACACGACGCGCTCTTCAGCACGTTGACCCGGCTGGAGCTCGGCGCCCGCGACGAGGTGGTGATGATCGACGCGCCGCCGTACATCAACTCCGCGGTGGTGCTGAACGAGCGCGAGATCAAGGCGCTGGAACGCGGCGTGACCTATCGCTGCATCTACCACGCGCCGATCCTGACCCAGTCCGATCGCATCTTCCATCTGGCCAAGTACCTGGCCGCCGGCGAGAAGGCCCGGGTGCTGCCCGAGATCCGGATGAAGATGATGATCGCCGACCGGCGGCGGGCGCTGATCCCGCTGAGCTTCCAGGGCGCGCAGCAGTCGACCCATCTGCTGGTCCATCCGTCGCCGCTGCTCGACGCGCTGGTCATGTGTTTCGAGAGCCTTTGGGAGCGGGCGACACCGATGGCCTCCGACGGTGCCGTGCTGACCACGCCCGAGCGGATCGACGACCGCGATCGGGCGATCCTGCGATTGCTCGCGGCCGGGCAGAAGGACGCCGCCATCGGCCGCGCGATCGGGGTCACCCAGCGCACCGTCGTACGACGGATCGCCGAGCTGATGCGAACGCTTGATGCCGACACCCGGTTCCAGGCGGGCGTGCAGGCAGCCCGCCGCGGCTGGCTCTGA
- a CDS encoding glycosyl hydrolase: protein MALIAGALAAVLAVPLVLPTAASAVPVGAGSYADSRPAGTNGPTDQNGAPVTPKVTARMAGKPVPTNEWWSSLIWKRYPGNPYSENLYGHPMTYHAYAQGLGVGYPNTATVTTDGRMYEMLHKDDLFVGISGLNSPDTKVDGWSDWSVTPYWNDGARTLRTTIGHGLPFVYAEASGGNARVGFNGPTTVWSNTGSTLGVTINGHEYALFAPSGVNWTLNGTSEATAPASFYSVALLPSRDALSLFQKYAYSFVTDTKVSWSYDAGAARISSTYTATTVAKQGSQTGTLQALYRHQWLNSTDATTAYRYTSPRGEMRLREGGAFTTRSNFSGVLPALPLSNQADANRLRADIDAELNAADPWKGAADTYWTGKAMWRLAALARVANQIGYTAGRDRLITLVRDRLTDWLTASSGEGSRMFAYDSTWTTLIGYPAGFGSDQELNDHHFHYGYYLLAASVVAQHDTAWASDARYGGMLKLLARDANSHVRGDTQFPFLRSFDAYAGQGWASGHQGFAHGNNEESSSESMMYATATILFGQAVGDTALRDSGIYLYTTQQQAIGQYWFDKDNAVFPSSFGHDTVGIVWGGGATYGTWWTANPEEIHGINMLPITGGSLYHGAWKSDITQNINELRASNGGPEVEWRDIIWNYLAIADPAQAQNLYGGGIEPETGESRAHTYHWITSLNRFGTPDHSVTANTPTYAVLNKSGAKTYVAYNPGTATATVNFSDGGSLSVPAGSTAWNGPSGSGVDAGTGVTPPTTPPTTPPTTPPPTSRNAFAAIQAESFDQQNGITTGTGGDGGQHIGSIGNGDWALYKGVDFGTQTGRQFSAKVASGAAGGISGLVEVRIGSPTAAVAGSFALANTGGWQTWKTIPANVSGLTGKQDVYLTFTSGQPSDYVNVDSFFFGQ, encoded by the coding sequence ATGGCCCTGATCGCAGGTGCTCTCGCCGCTGTTCTCGCCGTTCCGCTGGTGCTGCCGACGGCCGCCAGCGCCGTACCCGTCGGGGCCGGTAGTTATGCCGACAGCAGGCCTGCCGGTACCAACGGTCCGACCGACCAGAACGGTGCGCCCGTCACGCCGAAGGTCACTGCCCGGATGGCCGGCAAGCCCGTACCTACGAACGAGTGGTGGAGCTCCCTGATCTGGAAGCGCTACCCCGGCAACCCGTACTCCGAGAATCTGTACGGCCATCCGATGACGTACCACGCTTATGCGCAAGGGCTCGGCGTCGGCTATCCCAACACCGCGACGGTCACAACCGACGGCCGGATGTACGAGATGTTGCACAAGGACGACCTCTTCGTCGGGATCAGCGGGCTGAACTCGCCCGATACCAAGGTCGACGGCTGGTCCGACTGGAGTGTCACGCCGTACTGGAACGACGGCGCACGCACGTTGCGTACGACGATCGGCCACGGTCTCCCGTTCGTCTACGCCGAAGCCTCCGGTGGCAACGCCCGTGTCGGGTTCAACGGCCCCACGACGGTGTGGAGCAACACCGGCAGCACGCTCGGCGTGACGATCAACGGCCACGAGTACGCCCTGTTCGCACCTAGCGGGGTGAACTGGACCCTCAACGGCACCTCCGAGGCGACGGCTCCCGCGAGCTTCTACTCGGTTGCACTGCTTCCGTCGCGGGACGCGCTCTCGTTGTTCCAGAAGTACGCATACTCGTTTGTGACTGATACCAAGGTCTCCTGGTCGTACGACGCCGGGGCCGCGCGTATTTCGTCCACGTATACGGCTACAACCGTTGCTAAGCAGGGAAGTCAGACCGGCACCCTGCAGGCGTTGTACCGGCACCAGTGGCTCAACTCGACTGACGCGACTACGGCGTACAGGTATACCTCGCCGCGCGGGGAGATGCGTCTGCGCGAGGGAGGGGCGTTCACCACTCGGTCGAACTTCAGCGGCGTACTGCCGGCTCTGCCGCTCTCTAACCAGGCTGACGCAAACAGGCTCCGTGCCGACATCGACGCCGAGTTGAACGCAGCAGACCCGTGGAAGGGCGCAGCTGACACCTACTGGACTGGCAAGGCCATGTGGCGTCTAGCGGCTCTGGCTCGAGTGGCGAATCAGATCGGCTACACGGCTGGTAGGGATCGCCTGATCACCTTGGTACGCGACAGGCTTACCGACTGGCTTACCGCGAGTAGTGGCGAGGGCAGCCGGATGTTCGCGTACGACTCGACGTGGACGACTCTGATCGGTTACCCCGCCGGCTTCGGGTCTGACCAGGAACTGAACGACCACCACTTCCACTACGGCTACTACTTGCTTGCGGCATCAGTAGTCGCTCAGCACGACACTGCCTGGGCCTCCGACGCGCGATACGGCGGCATGCTCAAGCTGCTGGCCCGTGATGCGAACAGCCACGTCCGCGGTGACACGCAGTTCCCGTTCCTGCGCAGCTTCGACGCGTACGCCGGACAGGGCTGGGCCTCGGGCCACCAGGGCTTCGCCCACGGCAACAACGAGGAGTCGTCCTCGGAGTCGATGATGTACGCGACGGCCACGATCCTGTTCGGCCAGGCTGTCGGGGACACCGCACTGCGCGACTCGGGTATCTACCTCTACACCACCCAGCAGCAGGCGATCGGCCAGTACTGGTTCGACAAGGACAACGCGGTCTTCCCGTCCTCCTTCGGCCACGACACGGTCGGCATCGTCTGGGGCGGCGGCGCGACGTACGGCACCTGGTGGACCGCCAACCCGGAGGAGATCCACGGCATCAACATGCTGCCGATCACCGGTGGATCGCTTTACCACGGCGCCTGGAAGAGCGACATCACCCAGAACATCAACGAACTGCGGGCCAGCAATGGCGGTCCGGAGGTCGAGTGGCGCGACATCATCTGGAACTACCTGGCGATCGCCGACCCGGCACAGGCGCAGAACCTGTACGGCGGCGGTATCGAACCTGAGACCGGTGAGTCGCGAGCGCATACGTACCACTGGATCACCTCGCTCAACAGGTTCGGCACTCCCGACCACTCGGTCACGGCGAACACCCCGACGTACGCCGTACTGAACAAGTCGGGCGCCAAGACGTACGTCGCCTATAACCCGGGCACGGCGACCGCCACGGTCAACTTCAGCGACGGCGGTTCGCTCTCGGTCCCGGCCGGCTCGACGGCGTGGAACGGGCCTTCGGGTTCGGGCGTCGACGCGGGCACGGGCGTCACGCCGCCCACCACGCCGCCGACGACTCCGCCCACGACACCTCCTCCGACCAGCCGGAACGCCTTCGCGGCGATCCAGGCGGAGTCGTTCGACCAGCAGAACGGCATCACCACCGGGACCGGCGGCGACGGCGGTCAGCACATCGGGTCGATCGGCAACGGCGACTGGGCGTTGTACAAGGGTGTCGACTTCGGTACGCAGACCGGCCGGCAGTTCAGCGCCAAGGTGGCTAGTGGTGCCGCCGGCGGTATCAGCGGGCTGGTCGAGGTCCGGATCGGTAGTCCGACCGCGGCGGTGGCAGGCTCCTTCGCGCTGGCGAACACCGGCGGCTGGCAGACCTGGAAGACCATTCCCGCCAACGTGAGCGGTCTGACCGGTAAGCAGGACGTCTATCTCACCTTCACCAGCGGCCAGCCGTCCGACTACGTGAACGTCGACTCCTTCTTCTTCGGACAGTGA
- a CDS encoding GNAT family N-acetyltransferase, whose translation MTVGQLFVRRMVVGHLAAAAGLINADGLPGQPPCTVQALFDALIGRVDPDPLGRNDLDTCIDVIGNGGIKGVIAYARRRSEDVGLILWLHGGEQPGVVGRLLDHALHQLADCAVIEAFDLPTVLDPLAVPGLATIRRPVTAGALAKRGFTSRPCGRYLHRRLPAATAVRNDGISYEIFDGLHQLKMLGPAGTVVADATISVPHPRHAVLHWIGVDPEHRRRGHGRRLLHACLQHARSLGADQLVCHVDDHNLAADDDRGRSAAIAMYHRVGFTSVVHLSSYTR comes from the coding sequence TTGACGGTCGGTCAGCTTTTCGTACGGCGCATGGTGGTGGGCCATCTCGCGGCGGCGGCAGGTTTGATCAACGCCGACGGCCTACCCGGCCAACCGCCTTGCACGGTGCAGGCCCTCTTCGACGCACTGATCGGCAGGGTCGACCCGGATCCGCTCGGGCGCAACGATCTCGACACGTGTATCGATGTCATCGGCAACGGCGGCATCAAGGGCGTGATCGCGTATGCCCGCCGGCGCAGCGAGGACGTGGGCCTGATCCTCTGGCTGCACGGCGGCGAACAGCCCGGCGTCGTCGGCCGACTGCTGGACCACGCGTTGCACCAACTGGCCGACTGCGCGGTGATCGAGGCCTTCGACCTGCCCACGGTGCTGGATCCACTCGCGGTGCCCGGCCTCGCCACCATTCGCCGGCCCGTGACGGCAGGCGCTTTGGCGAAGCGCGGATTCACGAGCCGGCCGTGCGGGCGCTACCTGCACAGGCGGTTGCCCGCGGCCACGGCCGTGCGGAATGACGGGATCAGCTACGAGATCTTCGATGGCCTGCACCAGTTGAAGATGCTCGGGCCGGCTGGAACGGTCGTTGCCGATGCCACCATTTCGGTGCCGCACCCACGGCACGCCGTACTGCACTGGATCGGGGTGGATCCCGAGCATCGCCGGCGCGGTCACGGCCGGCGGCTACTGCACGCCTGCCTGCAGCACGCGCGGTCGCTGGGAGCGGATCAGCTGGTCTGCCATGTCGACGACCACAACCTCGCGGCCGACGACGATCGCGGGCGCAGTGCGGCGATCGCGATGTACCACCGGGTGGGCTTCACCAGCGTGGTGCATCTGAGCAGCTACACGCGTTAG